The Listeria sp. PSOL-1 genome includes a region encoding these proteins:
- a CDS encoding ABC-F family ATP-binding cassette domain-containing protein — translation MLTVNNVSLRFADKKLFEDVSIKFTPGNCYGLIGANGAGKSTFLKILSGELDSQSGNVHITPGERLAVLKQDHFQYDDEVVLDTIIMGHEQLYKIMKEKNDIYMKEDFNDADGIRAAELEGEFAELNGWEAEADAAVLLNGLGIESELHSKLMKDLSGSEKVKVLLAQALFGKPDILLLDEPTNHLDIRAIHWLEEFLINFENTVIVVSHDRHFLNKICTHIADLDFSKIKLYVGNYDFWYESSQLAQTMMSDRNKKKEEKIKELQDFIARFSANASKSKQATSRKKMLDKITLEDIAPSSRKYPFIQFKPDREIGNDLLTVENLTKTIDGVKVLDNVSFTINRDDKVALAGNNEVAKTTLLQILAGEMEPDSGTFRFGITTSTSYFPKDNSAFFEENELNLVQWLRQFSPTEDSEAFLRGFLGRMLFSGDEVLKKVRVLSGGEKVRCMLSKMMLSGANVLLLDEPTNHLDLESITALNNGLLGFKGAIIIASHDHQLLQSLATRVINLDQDAFYNKAISYDEYLQETYHVDK, via the coding sequence ATGTTAACTGTAAATAACGTTAGTCTGCGTTTTGCTGATAAAAAGCTTTTTGAAGATGTATCGATTAAGTTCACTCCTGGAAATTGTTATGGCCTAATCGGAGCAAATGGTGCAGGAAAATCCACTTTCTTAAAAATTCTTTCTGGTGAACTTGATTCACAGAGCGGCAATGTTCACATTACACCTGGAGAACGCCTAGCCGTTTTGAAACAAGACCACTTCCAATATGATGATGAAGTCGTTTTAGATACTATCATTATGGGTCATGAACAACTTTATAAAATCATGAAAGAAAAAAATGATATTTATATGAAAGAAGACTTTAATGATGCAGACGGGATTCGTGCTGCTGAACTAGAAGGTGAGTTTGCGGAGTTAAATGGTTGGGAAGCAGAAGCAGACGCTGCTGTTTTATTAAATGGTTTAGGAATTGAATCCGAACTCCATTCTAAACTGATGAAAGACTTAAGCGGAAGCGAGAAAGTGAAAGTCTTACTTGCTCAAGCCTTATTTGGTAAGCCAGATATCCTGTTACTTGATGAACCGACCAACCACCTTGATATCCGTGCAATTCATTGGCTAGAAGAATTTCTAATCAACTTTGAAAATACGGTAATTGTTGTTTCACATGATCGTCATTTTTTAAATAAAATTTGTACACATATTGCTGATCTTGATTTCAGTAAAATTAAACTTTATGTTGGTAATTATGATTTTTGGTATGAATCAAGTCAACTTGCTCAAACCATGATGTCCGATCGCAATAAGAAAAAAGAAGAGAAAATAAAAGAACTCCAAGATTTCATTGCTCGTTTCAGCGCCAATGCTTCAAAATCAAAACAAGCAACCAGTCGGAAAAAAATGCTTGATAAAATTACCCTTGAAGATATTGCGCCATCAAGCCGAAAATATCCTTTCATTCAATTTAAACCCGATCGCGAAATCGGAAATGATCTATTAACGGTTGAAAATTTAACCAAAACAATTGATGGCGTGAAAGTTCTCGATAACGTATCCTTTACAATTAACCGAGATGATAAGGTCGCACTAGCTGGTAATAATGAAGTAGCGAAAACAACGCTATTACAAATTTTAGCTGGTGAAATGGAACCTGATTCTGGTACTTTTCGCTTTGGTATCACAACTTCAACCAGTTATTTTCCAAAAGATAACTCCGCTTTTTTTGAAGAAAATGAGCTTAATCTTGTTCAGTGGTTACGTCAATTTTCACCAACTGAAGACAGTGAGGCTTTCTTGCGTGGCTTCTTAGGTCGGATGCTTTTTAGTGGCGACGAAGTTCTAAAAAAAGTGCGTGTTTTGTCCGGTGGTGAAAAAGTGCGTTGCATGCTTTCAAAAATGATGCTTAGCGGTGCAAATGTTCTTCTTCTTGATGAACCAACAAACCATCTTGACTTAGAATCGATCACTGCATTAAATAATGGATTGCTTGGTTTTAAAGGTGCTATTATTATCGCATCACATGACCATCAATTGCTTCAAAGTTTAGCAACGCGTGTGATTAATCTCGATCAAGATGCTTTTTACAATAAAGCGATTTCCTATGATGAATATTTACAGGAAACCTATCACGTTGATAAATAA
- the mdcD gene encoding biotin-independent malonate decarboxylase subunit beta, giving the protein MRNSFVEISARKRAFSLLDDQEGIELLGPFANLISPHLMKQNIVPESDDGIILVRGKMNQKDVLMISIEGTFQGGGIGEIGGAKISASLELVLKENQNGRLLYPILLLDTGGVRLQEANYGLLSISEIQNMIVALKEYVPVIGVIPGIVGSFGGMSITSALLSYLIVTKKARIGLNGPEVIEQEAGIEEFDASDKALIWKTIGAKQRLATGCVDELVVDDIDTIKQAIVKAMAPKKEGYRSEQIDFYLSLLEKIDSSKPLEIAQYNQLYKENTSIQHKIPEASEGKNDNQSLGKTWFSAFTGIKNPVSPTKTVLYANKKIQNKEIAFLTIIPDKRNRFSRAQKGEMGLMEGFTLAKTIQQIISEDQEKAKKRAIVAIVDVPSQAYGYNEELIGIHMSLASSVEQYAKARQKGHAIITLIVGNAISGGFLAHGLQSNYILALNDSAVNVQAMSKESASRITQRTIQEIEAAAEEVPAIGYDIHSFYQLGAVYQLIDDLEINQINAILVDTINQAENGPRDLSFRYQSKLAKENGRKATIEVRKKLKKEWK; this is encoded by the coding sequence ATGAGAAATAGTTTTGTTGAGATAAGTGCGCGAAAACGGGCTTTTAGCTTGTTAGACGATCAAGAAGGGATTGAACTTTTAGGGCCGTTTGCTAATCTGATATCACCTCACTTAATGAAACAAAATATTGTTCCAGAAAGCGATGATGGCATCATTTTAGTAAGAGGAAAGATGAATCAAAAAGATGTTCTTATGATTTCAATTGAAGGTACATTCCAAGGAGGGGGAATTGGCGAAATAGGTGGTGCAAAAATTAGTGCTTCTTTAGAACTTGTACTTAAAGAAAACCAAAACGGACGCTTGCTTTATCCGATCTTGCTTTTAGATACAGGTGGCGTTCGTTTGCAAGAAGCGAACTATGGTTTATTATCCATCTCGGAAATTCAAAATATGATCGTTGCTTTAAAAGAATATGTTCCAGTTATCGGTGTTATTCCAGGAATTGTTGGTTCATTTGGTGGTATGAGCATTACTTCTGCTTTACTTTCTTATTTGATTGTTACTAAAAAAGCACGAATTGGTTTAAATGGGCCAGAAGTTATCGAACAAGAAGCTGGTATTGAAGAATTTGATGCAAGTGATAAAGCACTTATTTGGAAAACAATTGGTGCAAAGCAAAGGCTAGCGACTGGATGTGTGGATGAATTAGTTGTGGATGACATTGATACAATAAAGCAAGCCATTGTAAAAGCGATGGCGCCAAAAAAAGAAGGATATCGCAGCGAGCAGATCGATTTTTATCTTTCATTATTAGAAAAAATAGATAGCAGCAAACCTTTAGAAATCGCACAATATAATCAGCTTTACAAAGAAAACACGTCGATTCAACATAAAATCCCGGAAGCGAGCGAAGGGAAAAATGATAATCAGAGTTTAGGAAAAACATGGTTTTCCGCTTTTACAGGGATAAAAAATCCAGTTAGTCCAACAAAAACCGTCTTATATGCAAATAAAAAAATACAAAACAAAGAAATCGCTTTTCTTACCATTATTCCTGATAAAAGAAATCGTTTTTCACGTGCCCAAAAAGGCGAAATGGGTCTTATGGAAGGATTCACATTAGCTAAGACCATTCAACAAATTATTTCTGAGGACCAAGAAAAAGCAAAAAAACGAGCGATTGTTGCCATTGTAGATGTGCCTAGTCAGGCTTATGGCTATAACGAAGAATTAATAGGTATTCATATGTCACTAGCTTCAAGTGTTGAACAGTATGCTAAAGCGCGCCAAAAAGGGCATGCTATCATTACATTAATCGTTGGCAATGCCATTTCAGGTGGATTCTTAGCCCATGGTTTACAATCAAATTATATCCTTGCATTAAACGATTCTGCTGTAAATGTTCAAGCGATGTCAAAAGAAAGTGCGTCACGAATCACACAAAGAACCATACAAGAAATCGAAGCAGCTGCAGAAGAAGTCCCTGCAATTGGCTATGATATCCATAGCTTTTATCAATTAGGAGCTGTTTATCAGCTCATTGATGATTTGGAAATTAACCAAATAAATGCTATTTTAGTAGATACAATCAACCAAGCAGAAAATGGACCAAGAGACTTATCATTTCGCTACCAGTCAAAACTAGCAAAAGAGAATGGAAGAAAGGCGACGATTGAAGTGAGGAAGAAGTTGAAAAAAGAATGGAAATAA
- a CDS encoding malonate decarboxylase subunit delta — protein MEKLTFSYRANNKVQKKVHIGVVASGDLEILIQPTTEKETVVQVITGSDGFQKIWENVLHRFFDRYPILCAIEIHDFGATPGVVSLRLMQAVEVLNDEK, from the coding sequence TTGGAAAAATTAACATTTTCATATCGCGCAAATAATAAAGTTCAGAAAAAAGTCCATATCGGTGTTGTTGCTTCTGGAGATTTAGAAATTTTGATCCAACCAACAACAGAAAAAGAAACCGTTGTTCAAGTCATTACTGGAAGCGATGGCTTTCAAAAAATTTGGGAAAATGTCTTGCATCGTTTTTTTGATCGTTATCCTATTCTTTGTGCAATTGAAATTCATGATTTTGGAGCGACTCCAGGTGTTGTTTCTTTACGGTTAATGCAAGCAGTGGAGGTTTTAAACGATGAGAAATAG
- the thiT gene encoding energy-coupled thiamine transporter ThiT — translation MRNLRLLILLECAIFAAIAMVLSFIPLDIGSSFAISLGMIPIYILAMRRGFWAACFAGLLWGLLHFLTGKAYILTLSQAGLEYIVAFVFVAFSGVFAANIRLLISQSKIKQAIGKAWVAMLLGGIARYFWHYVAGVIFWGAYAFKGWSAQLFSLVMNGASCLATIIVCGVVVSIMIKVAPRLFLPK, via the coding sequence ATGAGAAATTTACGATTACTTATTTTGCTTGAATGCGCTATTTTTGCAGCAATCGCGATGGTTCTTAGCTTTATCCCGCTTGATATTGGTTCGAGTTTTGCGATATCGCTTGGGATGATTCCAATTTATATTTTGGCGATGAGAAGAGGTTTTTGGGCCGCTTGCTTTGCTGGACTGCTTTGGGGATTGTTACATTTCTTAACGGGAAAAGCTTATATTTTAACACTGTCTCAGGCAGGACTTGAATACATTGTTGCTTTTGTTTTTGTTGCTTTTTCTGGTGTATTTGCTGCTAATATTCGTTTACTAATTTCACAAAGTAAGATTAAACAAGCCATTGGTAAAGCCTGGGTTGCCATGCTTTTAGGTGGCATTGCCCGTTATTTTTGGCATTATGTAGCGGGTGTTATTTTCTGGGGTGCCTATGCTTTTAAAGGATGGAGCGCTCAGTTATTTTCGCTTGTTATGAATGGGGCTAGTTGTTTAGCGACAATTATCGTTTGTGGAGTAGTTGTTTCGATTATGATAAAAGTCGCCCCCCGCTTATTTTTACCTAAATGA
- a CDS encoding betaine/proline/choline family ABC transporter ATP-binding protein (Members of the family are the ATP-binding subunit of ABC transporters for substrates such as betaine, L-proline or other amino acids, choline, carnitine, etc. The substrate specificity is best determined from the substrate-binding subunit, rather than this subunit, as it interacts with the permease subunit and not with substrate directly.) codes for MLRFEHVSKIYKGGKKAVNNLNLNIKEGEFICFIGPSGCGKTTTMKMINRLIEPTEGQIFINDKDIMQEDAVKLRRSIGYVIQQIGLMPHMTIRDNIVLVPRLLKWKEERKTKRAKELIKLVDLPEEYLDRYPYELSGGQQQRIGVLRALAAEQNLILMDEPFGALDPITRDTLQEEFKNLQQELGKTIIFVTHDMDEALKLADRIVIMQEGEVVQFDTPDEILRSPANTFVENFIGKDRLIQAQPDVTQVGQIMNTNPVSITADKSLQIAIQTMKERRVDTLLVVDENQVLKGFIDVEQINLNRKTAKSVIDILEKNVFYVNQNTLLRDTVQRILKRGYKYVPVVDDNKRLVGIVTRASLVDMVYDSIWGEDEEEKTTVPSGQGED; via the coding sequence GTGTTAAGGTTTGAACACGTATCTAAAATATATAAAGGTGGTAAAAAAGCGGTTAACAACCTTAATTTAAATATTAAGGAAGGGGAATTTATTTGTTTTATTGGCCCCAGTGGTTGCGGAAAAACAACGACGATGAAAATGATCAATCGCCTCATTGAACCAACTGAAGGGCAAATTTTTATTAATGATAAGGATATTATGCAAGAAGATGCGGTCAAACTTCGCCGTTCGATCGGCTACGTCATTCAACAAATTGGTTTGATGCCGCATATGACTATCCGTGATAATATTGTTCTTGTCCCTAGACTATTAAAATGGAAAGAAGAACGTAAAACAAAACGGGCAAAAGAACTGATTAAGTTGGTTGATTTACCTGAAGAATACTTAGATCGTTATCCATATGAGTTAAGCGGAGGACAGCAACAAAGAATTGGTGTTTTACGCGCACTCGCTGCAGAACAAAATTTGATCCTAATGGATGAGCCATTTGGCGCGCTTGATCCAATTACGCGTGATACTTTGCAAGAAGAATTTAAAAATTTACAACAAGAACTTGGGAAAACGATTATTTTTGTTACACATGATATGGATGAGGCGCTTAAGCTTGCAGATCGAATTGTTATTATGCAGGAAGGAGAAGTCGTCCAATTTGATACGCCAGATGAGATTTTAAGAAGTCCAGCTAATACTTTTGTTGAAAATTTCATCGGCAAAGATCGACTTATCCAAGCGCAGCCAGATGTAACACAAGTAGGACAAATTATGAATACCAATCCAGTCTCCATTACAGCAGATAAATCATTACAAATTGCGATTCAAACAATGAAAGAACGACGCGTAGATACACTTCTTGTTGTTGATGAAAATCAAGTACTTAAAGGCTTCATTGACGTGGAGCAAATTAATCTAAACAGAAAAACAGCTAAATCTGTTATCGATATCTTAGAAAAGAATGTGTTTTACGTTAATCAAAATACTTTGCTTCGTGATACAGTGCAAAGAATATTAAAACGAGGTTATAAATATGTACCTGTCGTAGATGATAATAAACGTCTTGTTGGGATTGTAACGCGTGCTAGCTTAGTTGATATGGTATATGATTCAATATGGGGCGAGGACGAAGAAGAGAAGACAACTGTGCCATCCGGACAGGGGGAAGACTAA
- a CDS encoding M42 family metallopeptidase: MNVKNNLKKTLKTLTGLNGGSGQEQHVIREILTLLKSNADEIEVDVLGNIIARKNGYQNGKKMLVMSHMDEVGLVVKNILDSGFILFDKVGGVPEPLLQGRKVSVGKGAIPGVIGSKPGHLQTSEELKKVKTVEECYIDVGAFSKQEVLDMGIDIGDQIIWQSDFMEFKNPDLISTKSIDDRVGCTVLLELFKNLKREDFTGQFIGIFSVREEVGLYGALSVQEKCQADLAIVLDTIPAGDTPDVDSVKELPVALGKGPVLSITDGVQGQFFSNFHPAIKKLVTDLAQTKNIALQKAVILSGGYTTDNSRLAYVNNQMATATIAIPRRYSHSPIETAHMDDIVNTYLLLHSIAKNKDQIEFDFLNE; this comes from the coding sequence ATGAATGTAAAAAATAATTTAAAAAAAACGTTAAAAACCTTAACAGGATTGAACGGGGGATCAGGACAAGAGCAACACGTCATCCGTGAAATTTTAACTTTATTAAAATCAAACGCAGATGAGATTGAAGTAGATGTTTTAGGCAATATTATTGCACGAAAAAATGGTTACCAGAATGGGAAAAAAATGCTGGTCATGTCACATATGGATGAAGTAGGGCTCGTTGTTAAAAATATTTTAGACAGTGGCTTTATTCTTTTCGATAAGGTAGGCGGAGTACCAGAACCTTTACTCCAAGGACGAAAAGTATCGGTTGGAAAAGGAGCTATTCCAGGCGTCATTGGTTCTAAACCAGGCCATTTACAAACGAGCGAAGAATTGAAAAAAGTAAAAACTGTAGAAGAATGCTATATTGATGTGGGTGCTTTTTCGAAACAAGAAGTGCTTGATATGGGAATTGATATTGGAGATCAAATTATTTGGCAAAGCGATTTTATGGAATTTAAAAATCCGGATTTAATTTCAACTAAATCAATCGATGACCGAGTGGGCTGCACAGTTTTACTGGAGCTATTTAAGAATTTAAAAAGAGAAGATTTTACAGGACAATTCATTGGTATTTTTAGTGTCCGAGAAGAGGTTGGCTTATACGGTGCCTTGTCTGTTCAAGAAAAGTGTCAAGCTGATCTGGCCATTGTGCTAGATACGATACCAGCAGGAGATACACCAGATGTAGACAGTGTGAAAGAACTTCCCGTAGCTCTCGGGAAAGGGCCAGTACTTTCAATAACAGACGGCGTTCAGGGTCAATTTTTCTCTAACTTCCATCCAGCGATTAAAAAATTAGTTACAGATCTTGCACAAACAAAAAACATAGCCCTTCAAAAAGCAGTTATTCTAAGTGGAGGGTATACAACAGATAATTCACGCTTAGCTTATGTCAATAACCAAATGGCAACAGCAACGATCGCCATCCCTAGACGATATTCTCACTCACCCATTGAAACCGCACATATGGATGATATCGTAAATACTTATTTGTTACTTCATAGTATCGCTAAAAATAAAGATCAAATCGAATTTGATTTCTTAAATGAATAA
- a CDS encoding triphosphoribosyl-dephospho-CoA synthase, which yields MENLVISKDLQMAQKVTQALIDEVTFTPKPGLVDLRGNGSHSDMDVALFKRSAVTLEPYFQQMYQAGEKLPFNQLLREEIAAIGRSAEKAMLVTTNGVNTHKGAIWALGLIITTVAAFPSKSYLELLAKAGELATYPDRYFNGKQLTHGSLIKQKYFINGAKEEAEAGFPHILLALIEYEKTRSFQRILLKLIATLDDTCIIYRGSLADLRRIQQLAQFNLAENRLADQALENYFHEKRLSPGGSADLFAASLFLIHLFDL from the coding sequence ATGGAAAATTTAGTTATAAGTAAAGATTTACAAATGGCCCAAAAAGTGACACAAGCTTTAATTGATGAGGTGACATTTACACCAAAGCCAGGACTTGTTGATTTGCGTGGCAATGGAAGTCATTCGGATATGGATGTTGCTCTTTTTAAGCGTTCGGCTGTTACACTTGAACCTTATTTTCAGCAGATGTATCAAGCTGGTGAAAAGTTACCATTTAATCAACTTTTACGAGAAGAAATTGCGGCTATTGGTCGTTCTGCAGAAAAAGCGATGTTGGTAACTACAAATGGAGTTAACACACATAAAGGAGCGATTTGGGCACTTGGTCTAATTATCACAACGGTTGCCGCTTTCCCTAGCAAATCGTATCTAGAGCTTTTGGCCAAAGCAGGGGAACTAGCCACTTATCCTGATCGCTATTTTAATGGTAAACAGTTAACACATGGAAGCTTAATCAAGCAAAAATACTTCATAAATGGGGCAAAAGAAGAAGCAGAAGCAGGATTCCCCCATATTTTATTAGCACTAATAGAATACGAAAAAACACGTTCATTTCAGCGGATATTACTTAAGTTAATCGCTACATTGGATGACACTTGCATCATCTATCGCGGCAGTTTAGCTGATCTAAGGCGTATTCAACAACTAGCACAATTTAATTTAGCAGAAAACAGATTAGCTGATCAAGCGTTAGAAAATTATTTCCATGAAAAACGACTTTCACCAGGAGGAAGTGCAGATTTATTTGCTGCAAGTTTATTTTTGATTCATTTGTTTGATTTATAA
- the mdcA gene encoding malonate decarboxylase subunit alpha, producing the protein MKQTWTKNRDNKAELMKKIAGYQKGKFIATKDIAKVLEELLLPGTKVALEGNNQKQADFLSRSLAALNPEKVSGLHMIMSSVSRAEHLDIFEKKLAKKLDFSYSGAQSVRMAQMIKDGLVQVGDLHTYLELYGRLFIDLTPNVALVAADKADKNGNLYTGFNTEETPTIVEATAFKDGIVICQVNEIVDELPRVDIPASWVDVIVPADRPYQLEPLFTRDPQNITEIQILMAMLAIRGIYEKHHVESLNHGIGFNTAAIELLLPTYGQKLGLKGKIAKHWALNPHPTLIPAIESGWVKSIHSFGGEVGMEKYIAARPDIFFVGADGSMRSNRALSQIAGQYAVDLFIGSTLQIDQQGNSSTVTNGRLSGFGGAPNMGSNPSGRRHTTKAWLDLCNSSSELARGKKLVVQMVETYGTNKKPTFVSKLDALEVQKEAGLKTAPVMIYSEDTTHIVTEEGVAYLYKTTSESEKEQAISAIAGVTPAGLKSDIKKLKDLQKRGIVALPEDLGVKRGQAKRSLLAAQSIDDLVDWSGGLYQPPARFRNWS; encoded by the coding sequence ATGAAGCAAACATGGACAAAAAATCGTGATAACAAAGCAGAATTAATGAAAAAAATAGCGGGCTATCAAAAGGGAAAATTCATCGCTACAAAAGATATCGCTAAAGTGCTAGAAGAACTTCTTTTGCCGGGAACAAAAGTGGCGCTTGAAGGAAATAACCAAAAACAAGCTGATTTTCTTTCTCGTAGTTTGGCTGCTTTAAATCCTGAGAAAGTCTCAGGACTTCATATGATTATGTCAAGCGTTTCAAGAGCAGAACATTTAGACATTTTTGAAAAAAAACTCGCAAAAAAACTCGATTTTTCTTATTCAGGCGCACAAAGTGTTCGAATGGCGCAAATGATTAAAGACGGTTTAGTCCAAGTTGGAGATTTACATACTTATTTAGAACTTTATGGGCGTTTATTTATTGATTTAACACCAAATGTCGCTTTAGTAGCTGCTGATAAAGCTGATAAAAATGGTAATTTATATACAGGGTTTAATACAGAAGAAACTCCAACGATTGTCGAAGCGACAGCATTTAAAGATGGGATTGTTATTTGCCAGGTCAATGAGATTGTAGATGAGTTACCGCGCGTTGATATTCCAGCATCTTGGGTAGACGTTATTGTTCCGGCAGATAGACCTTATCAATTAGAACCGCTTTTTACAAGGGATCCCCAAAATATTACTGAAATTCAAATTTTAATGGCTATGTTAGCTATCCGTGGCATTTATGAAAAGCATCATGTTGAATCATTAAATCATGGGATTGGATTTAATACAGCAGCCATTGAATTATTATTACCAACATATGGTCAAAAGCTTGGACTTAAAGGAAAAATTGCCAAACATTGGGCGTTAAATCCGCATCCAACGCTTATTCCTGCCATTGAATCTGGCTGGGTAAAAAGTATTCATAGCTTTGGTGGAGAAGTTGGTATGGAAAAATATATCGCAGCACGACCAGATATTTTCTTTGTTGGTGCAGACGGTTCAATGCGTTCGAATCGTGCGCTTAGCCAGATTGCTGGGCAGTATGCAGTCGATCTATTTATTGGCTCAACTTTACAAATCGATCAACAAGGAAATTCTTCAACAGTGACAAATGGTCGCTTATCTGGATTTGGTGGAGCTCCTAATATGGGAAGTAACCCCAGTGGTAGAAGACATACAACGAAAGCTTGGCTTGATTTATGTAATTCTTCTAGTGAATTGGCACGTGGAAAAAAACTTGTTGTTCAAATGGTTGAAACTTATGGCACAAATAAAAAACCAACTTTTGTTTCTAAATTAGATGCTTTAGAGGTCCAAAAAGAAGCAGGCTTAAAAACAGCACCTGTCATGATTTACAGTGAAGACACCACGCATATTGTCACAGAAGAAGGGGTTGCTTACTTATATAAAACAACAAGTGAAAGCGAGAAAGAGCAGGCAATATCAGCCATTGCAGGTGTGACGCCTGCTGGTTTAAAAAGCGATATTAAAAAGCTCAAAGATTTACAAAAAAGAGGCATAGTTGCTTTACCAGAAGATTTAGGTGTAAAACGTGGCCAAGCTAAGCGTTCTTTATTAGCAGCGCAAAGCATTGATGATCTTGTGGATTGGTCTGGTGGTTTGTACCAGCCACCTGCTCGTTTTAGGAACTGGTCTTGA
- a CDS encoding ABC transporter permease, translating to MQTFINFFQENGHNLFVQTWQHLYISLASVLLGIVIAVPLGILLTRSPKVANFVIGIVSVLQTVPSLAILAFIIPILGVGTLPAIIALFIYALLPILRNTFIGVKSVDKNLIESGRGMGMTNFQLIIYVEIPNSISVIMAGIRLSAVYIIAWATLASYIGAGGLGDFIFNGLNLYRPDLILGGAIPVTILALIVEFALGKLEFHLTPKAIRESRSDG from the coding sequence ATGCAGACATTCATTAATTTCTTTCAAGAAAATGGACACAATCTCTTCGTTCAAACTTGGCAACACCTTTATATCTCGCTTGCATCGGTGCTTTTAGGTATCGTCATCGCTGTTCCTTTGGGAATCCTCCTCACGCGTTCGCCTAAAGTTGCTAATTTTGTTATCGGAATTGTTAGCGTTTTACAAACCGTTCCGTCGCTTGCTATTTTAGCATTTATTATTCCAATTCTTGGAGTCGGGACACTTCCAGCGATTATTGCGTTATTTATTTACGCACTCTTACCAATTCTAAGAAATACGTTTATTGGCGTTAAATCTGTGGATAAAAATTTGATCGAATCAGGTCGCGGCATGGGGATGACAAATTTCCAGCTTATTATTTACGTAGAAATTCCAAATTCGATTTCTGTGATCATGGCTGGAATTCGCTTATCGGCAGTTTATATTATCGCTTGGGCAACACTTGCTTCTTACATTGGTGCAGGCGGACTTGGTGATTTTATTTTTAATGGTTTAAATTTATATCGTCCAGATTTGATTCTTGGAGGAGCCATTCCTGTTACTATTTTAGCGCTTATTGTTGAATTTGCACTTGGTAAACTCGAATTTCATTTAACACCAAAAGCGATTCGTGAATCAAGAAGTGATGGGTGA
- a CDS encoding malonate decarboxylase holo-ACP synthase produces MEISPHDLLQIHVKPYEKELTSWALQSLNKAPWVVVRRDETTNIPVGIRGHKRNQRLAFEISLQDVIKKVTPYHIFKQKMWERLPVERKSLTGIKALSHIYQQYPTLPFGVGGSVGFECVTHQESIQKTSDLDLLLYLPEKVSQENLQQWQLFFEKYPVHIDVQIITLGGGFSLQEWLNKTTRTILVKTKSGPVLVEDPWKIEGKR; encoded by the coding sequence ATGGAAATAAGTCCACATGATCTACTTCAAATTCATGTAAAACCTTATGAAAAAGAACTGACAAGCTGGGCATTACAATCGCTAAATAAAGCTCCATGGGTAGTCGTCCGAAGAGATGAAACCACAAATATCCCAGTAGGTATTAGAGGACATAAGCGAAATCAACGTTTAGCTTTTGAAATTTCATTACAAGATGTCATTAAAAAAGTAACGCCTTATCATATTTTTAAACAAAAAATGTGGGAAAGATTACCAGTTGAAAGAAAATCTTTAACAGGAATTAAAGCGCTTAGTCACATCTATCAGCAATATCCAACCTTGCCATTTGGTGTTGGCGGAAGCGTAGGATTCGAATGTGTGACCCATCAAGAAAGCATACAAAAGACGAGTGACTTAGATCTACTTCTTTATTTACCAGAAAAAGTATCACAGGAAAATCTACAACAATGGCAGCTTTTTTTTGAAAAATATCCAGTTCATATCGATGTGCAAATCATAACTTTAGGAGGTGGTTTCTCTTTACAAGAATGGTTGAATAAAACAACACGTACAATTTTAGTAAAAACTAAATCAGGTCCAGTGTTAGTAGAAGATCCATGGAAAATAGAAGGAAAGAGATGA